Genomic segment of Flavobacteriales bacterium:
ATACCCCATTATTTCATTAAAATCCTTAGCCCTATCTATATCTATCTTATCATTGGAAGAGGTTAGTATTACTATAGGGGTATCAGGACAAAGGTTTGTTCTTTGAGCCTCTTCAAGAAAGCCAAAACCATCCATTACCGGCATGCTTATATCCAATAGGATCAAATCAACTTTATTGGTCTTTAGAAATTCTAAAGCTTGCTTACCATTATAAACTTCACTAATCTTTTTTGCCAGGTTAATACCTTCAATAAAATACCTCGCTAAATAAATTGAAATTGAATCATCATCAA
This window contains:
- a CDS encoding response regulator produces the protein MQKFDSILLVDDDSISIYLARYFIEGINLAKKISEVYNGKQALEFLKTNKVDLILLDISMPVMDGFGFLEEAQRTNLCPDTPIVILTSSNDKIDIDRAKDFNEIMGYIVKPLTSNKLEGVFTKYFKTYVSSQ